From the genome of Pseudomonas hamedanensis:
GCAGGGCTCGCTCCTACAGGGGAATGCATTTCAAAATGTAGGAGTGAGCCTGCTCGCGATGGCGGTTTGACCGACACACAGCACTCAGCGGCGATTAGCCCACCGCTGGCGCAACCACTCCAGATCTTCAGGCCGGGTCACCTTGAGGTTATCTGCCCGCCCCTCGATGAGGCGCGGCGCCAGACCGGCCCACTCCATCGCCGAAGCTTCATCGGTAATCACGGCATCCGCCACCAGACTGTCGGCCAACGCCCGATGCAACGCGCCGAGGCGAAACATCTGCGGCGTATACGCCTGCCAGATCACGCTGCGATCCACGGTTTCAACCACGCGCCCGTTTTTATCGACGCGTTTAAGCGTGTCGCGGGCAGGCACGGCCAACAGGCCGCCCACCGGGTCATCAGCCAGGTCGGCGAGCAGTTTGTCGAGATCGTCGCGACTCAGGTTCGGCCGTGCCGCATCGTGCACCAGCACCCAATCTTCGTCATCAGCACCGTGCGCATGCAGATGCAGCAAGGCGTTGAGCACCGAGCCAGAACGCTCCGCTCCGCCGTCAACCCGCTGAATCCGCGGATCGTTGACGCACGCCAGGTGCGGCCAATAAGGGTCGTCAACAGCGAGACTGACCACCAGCCCCTTCAGGCTTGGGTGATCAAGGAAACAGCCGAGGCTGTGTTCAAGAATTGTGCGCCCGCCCAGTTGCAGGTATTGCTTGGGACGGTCCGCGGCCATCCGGGCACCGACGCCCGCGGCAGGAATCACGGCCCAGAAGGCCGGCAGAGAATCGATCATTGGGCCAACTGGTAAAGGGTTTCGCCGTCCTTGACCATGCCCAGTTCGTGACGAGCCCGCTCTTCAACGGTCTCCATGCCCTTTTTCAGTTCGCTGACTTCGG
Proteins encoded in this window:
- the ispD gene encoding 2-C-methyl-D-erythritol 4-phosphate cytidylyltransferase: MIDSLPAFWAVIPAAGVGARMAADRPKQYLQLGGRTILEHSLGCFLDHPSLKGLVVSLAVDDPYWPHLACVNDPRIQRVDGGAERSGSVLNALLHLHAHGADDEDWVLVHDAARPNLSRDDLDKLLADLADDPVGGLLAVPARDTLKRVDKNGRVVETVDRSVIWQAYTPQMFRLGALHRALADSLVADAVITDEASAMEWAGLAPRLIEGRADNLKVTRPEDLEWLRQRWANRR